The Dehalococcoidia bacterium genome has a segment encoding these proteins:
- a CDS encoding thiolase domain-containing protein, translated as MREVAVVGFAQAPNVRRDAFRNEVEIVMPVVREAMERSGLKKGEVGFTCSGSSDFLAGQPFAFVTTLDAVGPWPPIEESHVEMDGAWALYEAWVRLQHGDIDSALVYGFGKSSLGDVRDVMTMQLDPYCMQPLWPDSIAMAALQARAMLDAGACSERDMAGIAVRSRRDAKTNANAQLAGDFDADALLAAPCIASPLRKHDCAPITDGAAAVVLAAGDLARRISKRPAWIRGIDHRIEAHHPGMRDLTQSPSTALAAQEAGATGRAFDVAELYAPFTHQEIILRDAIGLNGATAINPSGGALAANPLMAAGLIRIGEAAQRIIDGDARSAVAHATSGPCLQQNLVCVLEAD; from the coding sequence ATGCGCGAGGTCGCGGTGGTGGGATTCGCGCAGGCGCCGAACGTACGACGCGACGCGTTCCGCAACGAAGTCGAGATCGTGATGCCGGTCGTCCGCGAAGCGATGGAGCGATCGGGCCTCAAAAAGGGCGAGGTCGGATTCACGTGCTCGGGCAGCAGCGACTTTCTCGCCGGGCAGCCCTTCGCATTCGTCACGACGCTCGACGCTGTCGGCCCCTGGCCGCCGATCGAAGAGTCGCACGTCGAGATGGACGGCGCCTGGGCGTTGTACGAAGCGTGGGTGCGCCTGCAACACGGCGACATCGACTCGGCGCTGGTCTACGGATTCGGCAAGTCATCGCTCGGCGACGTCCGCGACGTGATGACGATGCAGCTCGACCCGTACTGCATGCAGCCGTTGTGGCCCGACTCGATCGCGATGGCGGCGTTGCAGGCACGGGCAATGCTCGACGCCGGCGCCTGCAGCGAACGCGACATGGCCGGCATCGCCGTCCGCAGCCGCCGCGATGCGAAGACCAACGCGAATGCGCAGCTCGCCGGTGATTTCGACGCCGACGCGCTGCTCGCCGCACCATGCATTGCGTCCCCGCTGCGCAAGCATGACTGCGCGCCGATCACCGACGGCGCTGCGGCGGTCGTGCTTGCGGCGGGCGATCTCGCGCGGCGCATCTCGAAGCGGCCGGCGTGGATCCGCGGCATCGACCATCGCATCGAAGCGCACCATCCCGGCATGCGCGATCTCACGCAGTCGCCTTCGACGGCGCTGGCGGCGCAAGAAGCGGGCGCGACCGGCCGCGCGTTCGACGTCGCGGAGCTGTACGCGCCCTTCACGCACCAGGAGATCATCCTGCGCGACGCGATCGGCCTGAACGGCGCCACCGCGATCAACCCGTCCGGGGGCGCGCTCGCGGCGAATCCGCTCATGGCCGCAGGACTCATCCGCATTGGCGAGGCGGCGCAGCGCATCATCGATGGCGACGCCAGGAGCGCGGTCGCGCACGCGACGTCCGGCCCGTGCCTGCAGCAGAACCTCGTCTGCGTGCTGGAGGCCGACTGA